One genomic window of Rhodopirellula halodulae includes the following:
- a CDS encoding response regulator: MNSFSSEPMTDEETRRPTFLLIEDDAVDVEAFRRAVKRNQVDCELVHASDGRAALEKLREMVDGNENVGVLAFLDLNMPGLNGHEFLAEVRRDDSLKRLAVFVVTTSRHKRDIALAYDKNVAGYFEKDDLNSVLEMARHFAGRLVFPTLGGQAD, from the coding sequence ATGAACTCGTTCTCTTCCGAGCCAATGACTGACGAAGAAACCAGACGCCCCACGTTTCTGCTGATCGAAGATGATGCGGTGGATGTGGAAGCGTTTCGCCGTGCCGTGAAACGCAATCAAGTGGATTGCGAATTGGTGCACGCATCGGACGGACGTGCGGCGTTGGAAAAGCTTCGCGAAATGGTGGATGGAAATGAAAACGTGGGGGTTCTCGCGTTTCTGGATCTGAACATGCCTGGTTTGAATGGGCATGAATTCCTGGCCGAGGTGCGGCGTGACGATTCGCTGAAACGCTTGGCTGTGTTTGTCGTTACCACGTCGCGTCACAAACGTGACATTGCTTTGGCCTATGACAAAAATGTCGCTGGTTATTTCGAGAAAGACGATTTGAATTCGGTGCTGGAGATGGCTCGTCATTTCGCCGGACGTTTGGTCTTTCCGACGCTCGGCGGCCAGGCCGACTGA
- a CDS encoding DUF1015 domain-containing protein: MPKVTPFAAVRYNLEHIRSLSEVVAPPYDVIDPDLQDQLYKRHPSNVIRVILNREELGDELDETYHRAGAFVEQWLRQGVLVQDSEPAFYVYHQTFEVDSDGKTQKLTRRGFLGRVRLESFGTGSVHAHEETHAKAKADRLKLMQATRQNNSPIFGLYEDAEQSVIDKLESAKSGDPIMEATDELGVLHQVWAVTDAAAIDEVSRSLSDKSMFVADGHHRYETACAYRDFIAEQAGGLDEDHPANYVMTMLVGMNDPGMVVLPTHRLLRSKSFRADELVDALGSLFECEQLTGGVTAAQDAWMRMRLSGDQSLMAMYAAEDETWVMAHANEAAHARMSELSANRSETWRGLGVSLLHRLVLEQCLSIGSSTKPTYVHDVAEVVKGLRGERTLAESEGEGSYTLAALVMPATLDHVRAISLEGERMPAKSTYFYPKLLSGLAFHRLEPSE, from the coding sequence ATGCCCAAGGTCACCCCGTTCGCTGCGGTTCGATACAACTTGGAGCACATTCGTTCGCTCTCCGAAGTGGTGGCTCCACCGTACGACGTGATTGATCCAGACTTGCAGGATCAACTCTACAAACGGCATCCGTCCAATGTCATTCGCGTGATCCTCAATCGCGAGGAATTGGGGGACGAGCTGGATGAGACCTATCACCGTGCCGGTGCCTTTGTTGAACAATGGCTGCGGCAAGGTGTGTTGGTTCAGGATTCAGAACCGGCTTTCTACGTTTATCATCAGACCTTTGAGGTCGATTCCGATGGCAAAACGCAGAAACTCACCCGTCGGGGCTTTCTGGGCCGAGTGCGGTTGGAGTCATTTGGAACCGGCAGTGTGCACGCTCATGAAGAAACGCACGCCAAGGCGAAAGCAGACCGGCTGAAGCTCATGCAGGCGACTCGCCAGAACAACAGTCCCATCTTTGGACTGTACGAGGACGCGGAACAGAGCGTGATCGACAAGTTGGAGTCCGCCAAATCGGGCGATCCAATCATGGAGGCCACGGATGAATTGGGCGTTCTTCACCAGGTCTGGGCGGTCACCGATGCTGCAGCGATCGACGAGGTTTCTCGTTCACTTTCGGACAAATCGATGTTCGTCGCGGATGGTCATCATCGCTACGAAACCGCGTGTGCCTATCGAGACTTCATCGCGGAGCAGGCTGGTGGACTCGATGAAGATCATCCCGCGAACTACGTGATGACCATGTTGGTTGGTATGAATGACCCGGGGATGGTTGTCTTGCCGACTCACCGATTACTGCGAAGCAAATCGTTTCGGGCTGATGAACTGGTGGACGCTCTGGGAAGCCTGTTCGAATGCGAGCAACTGACCGGTGGAGTCACCGCGGCCCAGGACGCTTGGATGCGAATGCGTTTGTCGGGTGATCAATCGTTGATGGCGATGTACGCAGCGGAGGATGAGACTTGGGTGATGGCACATGCCAACGAAGCGGCTCACGCACGCATGAGTGAGTTGTCAGCCAACCGCAGTGAGACTTGGCGTGGTTTGGGCGTGAGTCTGCTGCATCGTTTGGTGCTGGAGCAGTGTTTGTCGATCGGGAGTTCGACCAAGCCAACTTACGTTCACGATGTGGCGGAGGTGGTGAAGGGCTTGCGAGGTGAGAGAACGCTCGCCGAATCAGAAGGCGAGGGAAGCTACACGCTGGCGGCCTTGGTGATGCCAGCGACGCTGGACCATGTCCGAGCGATCAGTTTGGAAGGTGAACGCATGCCGGCCAAGAGCACGTACTTCTATCCGAAACTGCTGAGCGGACTCGCGTTTCACCGCCTGGAACCGTCAGAGTAG
- the argC gene encoding N-acetyl-gamma-glutamyl-phosphate reductase yields MSSSNLRVALIGSTGYTALEVARLLLTHPRADLVVATSRQDEGKPLSEIHPMLAGRCDVLLQPLDASEIAKAADVAMCCLPHGASAESVRELAEAGMRVIDFSADFRLSSLQTYEHWYGVKHPWPERIGNVVYGMPEFFADEIKTADIVANPGCYPTSAIMPLAPLVQSGLIETDDIIVDSKSGVSGAGRSPKLGTLYCETNESIAAYAVGTHRHAPEMMDLVERISGTPIELMFTPHLTPMDRGILSTIYVKPSAKAGGIDAAVDSMMSLLRDTYSDAPYVHVVDHLPATKHVAGTNHVQMTVRHSGNRVVIVCAIDNLTKGASGAAVQNMNVMFGLPETDGLLV; encoded by the coding sequence ATGTCGTCATCAAATCTTCGCGTCGCTCTGATTGGTTCTACCGGCTACACCGCGTTGGAAGTGGCAAGGCTGTTGCTCACGCACCCGCGGGCCGATCTTGTGGTCGCAACCAGCCGGCAAGACGAGGGCAAGCCTCTTTCTGAGATTCATCCCATGTTGGCTGGGCGATGCGACGTCCTGTTGCAGCCGCTGGACGCTTCCGAAATCGCGAAAGCGGCGGATGTGGCGATGTGTTGTTTGCCGCATGGTGCTTCCGCAGAAAGCGTTCGCGAGTTGGCGGAAGCTGGCATGCGAGTGATCGACTTCAGCGCTGATTTCCGTTTGTCTAGCCTGCAGACGTACGAGCACTGGTACGGTGTGAAGCATCCTTGGCCGGAGCGAATCGGGAACGTCGTTTACGGGATGCCTGAGTTCTTCGCCGATGAGATCAAGACCGCGGATATTGTGGCGAATCCGGGGTGCTATCCGACATCGGCGATCATGCCTTTGGCTCCTTTGGTTCAATCGGGACTGATCGAAACCGATGACATCATTGTCGACAGTAAGTCGGGCGTGTCGGGTGCCGGTCGCTCACCCAAACTGGGCACGTTGTATTGCGAGACCAACGAATCGATCGCCGCCTATGCCGTTGGGACTCATCGCCATGCACCGGAAATGATGGACTTGGTCGAACGAATCTCAGGGACTCCGATCGAGCTGATGTTCACGCCGCATTTGACGCCGATGGACCGGGGGATTTTGTCGACGATCTACGTCAAACCTTCGGCGAAGGCCGGGGGCATCGATGCGGCGGTTGATTCGATGATGAGTTTGCTGCGTGATACCTATTCCGACGCACCGTATGTTCATGTGGTGGATCATTTACCTGCGACGAAGCACGTTGCGGGAACGAATCATGTGCAAATGACGGTTCGCCATTCGGGAAATCGTGTGGTGATTGTTTGTGCCATCGACAATCTGACGAAGGGGGCCAGCGGTGCGGCCGTTCAGAACATGAACGTCATGTTTGGTTTGCCGGAAACGGATGGGCTGCTGGTCTGA
- a CDS encoding lactate/malate dehydrogenase family protein, with protein MKVSIIGAGGLVGSCAAYALQCGGLAREIALLDVNVETAVGHALDLQHGSPSTADQTIVGGGYEHIPDSDIICITAGLRRKPDESRLDLINRNTDLFVQIVRDVKAAGPKSSAIVLVVSNPVDILTYVAAGMLGLPTKQVIGLGTQLDTIRFCSLIAEQLKAPPTQTKALILGEHGDTMVPIWSSAAIGSLPLEKFPGWNPSLANQLFTRTRGSGAEVIKRKGGAGFAVGIAIRDVIDAVILDRQCLLPVSSVQSGCYGIHDVALSVPTVVGRTGVIDQLEIDLWPKEVQGLRASGAALRKTLDTVLPRIS; from the coding sequence ATGAAAGTTTCCATCATCGGTGCCGGCGGACTCGTCGGATCCTGTGCCGCTTACGCATTGCAGTGCGGCGGTTTGGCTCGCGAAATCGCGTTGTTGGACGTCAACGTTGAAACGGCGGTGGGTCACGCGTTGGATTTGCAACACGGATCGCCCAGCACCGCTGACCAAACGATCGTCGGTGGTGGCTACGAACACATTCCTGACAGCGACATCATCTGCATCACGGCAGGCCTGCGCCGCAAACCGGATGAGTCGCGTTTGGACTTGATCAACCGCAACACGGACTTGTTCGTCCAAATCGTTCGGGACGTGAAAGCCGCGGGACCCAAGTCTTCGGCCATCGTTCTGGTCGTCAGCAACCCCGTCGACATCCTGACTTACGTCGCCGCCGGCATGCTGGGTTTGCCCACCAAACAAGTCATCGGACTGGGAACGCAACTGGACACGATTCGGTTCTGTTCGTTGATCGCTGAGCAGCTGAAGGCACCGCCAACGCAAACCAAAGCGTTGATTTTGGGTGAGCATGGCGACACGATGGTTCCGATTTGGAGCAGTGCCGCGATTGGTAGCTTGCCACTTGAAAAATTCCCCGGCTGGAACCCTTCGCTCGCCAATCAACTGTTCACGCGGACGCGAGGCAGCGGCGCCGAAGTGATCAAACGCAAGGGCGGAGCGGGCTTTGCCGTCGGCATCGCCATTCGTGACGTGATCGACGCGGTGATTCTGGATCGCCAGTGCCTGTTGCCGGTCAGCTCGGTTCAATCCGGATGCTATGGCATTCATGACGTGGCGTTAAGCGTCCCCACCGTGGTTGGACGAACTGGCGTGATCGATCAACTCGAAATCGATCTGTGGCCCAAAGAGGTCCAAGGCCTCCGAGCCAGCGGTGCTGCACTGCGAAAGACTTTGGATACGGTGTTGCCAAGAATCTCCTGA